A single genomic interval of Hyphomicrobium methylovorum harbors:
- a CDS encoding tyrosine recombinase XerC — protein MAPRDTTANVDDDELALGGDLDRAVAVWLDHLRGERGQSTATIDAYARDVRQFLTYLKSHLGHAPCLADLARVDAKTFRGFLSSRRKSGVVSRSLARSLSALRTFFRWLEREDTLKNRAVLTIALPKIPHGVPRPLTVDGAASLVANRGENDIPWVAARDTAVLLLLYGAGLRISEALSLTPRTAPVDGRDVMHIRGKGGRERLVPALPIVSSAIAEYIRLCAYPLPADGPLFLGARGGPLSPRIVQLLMERLRGELGLSDTATPHALRHSFATHLLSAGADLRQIQELLGHASLSTTQIYTEVDRERLLAVYDQAHPRAGRS, from the coding sequence ATGGCACCGCGCGACACGACGGCGAATGTGGATGACGATGAGCTTGCGCTCGGAGGCGATCTCGATCGCGCTGTGGCGGTATGGCTCGATCATTTGCGCGGTGAGCGCGGCCAGAGCACGGCCACGATTGACGCCTATGCGCGCGACGTTCGGCAATTTCTCACCTATTTGAAAAGCCATCTTGGGCATGCGCCCTGCCTTGCCGATCTTGCCCGCGTCGACGCGAAGACGTTTCGCGGATTTCTTTCGTCGCGGCGAAAGTCGGGCGTTGTTTCGCGCTCCCTTGCGCGTTCGCTCTCAGCGTTGAGGACGTTCTTCCGCTGGCTCGAGCGAGAAGACACACTGAAAAACCGTGCCGTTCTCACGATCGCACTGCCGAAGATACCCCACGGCGTTCCGCGTCCGCTGACCGTTGATGGCGCGGCCTCTCTTGTCGCGAACCGTGGCGAAAACGACATTCCCTGGGTCGCCGCGCGCGATACCGCCGTGCTTCTGCTCCTTTACGGCGCGGGGTTGCGCATCAGCGAGGCCTTAAGCCTTACACCGCGGACAGCGCCTGTTGACGGCCGAGACGTGATGCACATTCGCGGCAAGGGCGGGCGCGAACGTCTGGTGCCTGCTCTCCCCATCGTCTCGTCGGCCATCGCGGAATACATCCGGCTCTGCGCCTATCCGCTTCCGGCAGACGGACCGTTGTTCCTGGGCGCGCGCGGGGGGCCTTTGTCGCCGCGCATCGTTCAATTGCTGATGGAGCGGTTGCGGGGCGAACTTGGACTTTCAGACACCGCGACGCCTCACGCATTGCGCCATTCCTTCGCGACGCATCTGCTTTCGGCCGGCGCGGATTTACGACAAATTCAAGAGCTTTTGGGTCATGCCTCGCTTTCGACGACGCAAATCTATACGGAAGTAGATCGAGAGCGTCTGCTGGCCGTTTACGATCAGGCGCATCCGAGGGCCGGGCGGTCCTGA
- a CDS encoding TraB/GumN family protein: protein MSITKYRTEIAAAAVVALVFVFAAFSFQDGKTAPPKCLGVDMLAEMSERAPAAYKTVMDEAGALPNSEAVLWKIEKPGVDPSYLLGTMHLSDPRIARLSPATKDAIGHSTSVALEVADLSDKAVAEAMAKASALLVYSDGTKLDTRLSPEEFKKVQQVVSKSGLPDSASTLMKPWLVSMLMATSDCERKQVASGAKVLDLLVGAEAERRGIKVVGLETIQDQLGAMASIPDDEQVAMLKVGLQYIDRSNDLMETLVQMYLNRKISAAMPFQIALAAEHGTPASAFDGFQKALLVDRNARMAEAALPLLDKGKAFIGIGALHLSGPKGLVALLREQGFTVTAVE, encoded by the coding sequence ATGAGCATCACAAAGTACCGGACCGAGATCGCTGCAGCGGCGGTTGTCGCGCTGGTTTTCGTGTTCGCTGCCTTTTCGTTCCAGGACGGAAAAACCGCGCCTCCGAAATGTCTCGGCGTCGACATGCTTGCCGAAATGAGCGAGCGCGCGCCCGCCGCATACAAGACTGTGATGGACGAAGCGGGCGCCTTGCCGAACAGCGAGGCGGTGCTTTGGAAAATTGAAAAGCCCGGCGTTGACCCGTCTTATCTCCTCGGAACGATGCATCTCTCTGATCCGCGCATCGCACGGCTTTCTCCGGCGACGAAGGATGCGATTGGGCATTCGACCTCGGTCGCACTCGAAGTGGCGGATCTCTCGGACAAGGCCGTGGCTGAAGCGATGGCGAAAGCCAGTGCGCTGCTCGTCTATTCCGACGGAACGAAGCTCGACACGCGTCTATCGCCCGAGGAATTCAAGAAAGTGCAGCAGGTCGTCTCGAAATCGGGGCTTCCCGATTCTGCGTCAACTTTGATGAAGCCGTGGCTCGTCAGCATGTTGATGGCGACATCCGATTGCGAGCGCAAACAAGTCGCGTCAGGCGCTAAGGTGCTCGATCTTCTGGTTGGTGCGGAAGCGGAGAGGCGTGGCATCAAGGTCGTCGGTCTCGAAACGATTCAAGACCAGCTCGGTGCTATGGCATCGATACCTGACGACGAACAGGTCGCCATGCTGAAGGTTGGCCTCCAGTATATCGATCGCTCCAACGACCTCATGGAAACGTTGGTGCAGATGTACTTGAACCGGAAAATTTCCGCTGCCATGCCGTTTCAGATTGCGTTGGCGGCCGAGCATGGAACGCCTGCAAGCGCGTTCGACGGGTTTCAAAAAGCGCTGCTGGTCGATCGCAATGCGCGCATGGCCGAAGCCGCCTTGCCGCTTCTCGATAAGGGGAAAGCCTTCATCGGGATTGGCGCGTTGCATCTTTCCGGCCCCAAGGGCCTCGTTGCGCTGCTGCGCGAGCAGGGCTTCACCGTCACTGCCGTCGAGTAA
- the lpdA gene encoding dihydrolipoyl dehydrogenase, with protein sequence MSYDLIVIGTGPGGYVCAIRAAQLGLKVAVVEKRSTHGGTCLNVGCIPSKALLHASHSFAEAKHGFAEMGIEVSPSLDLPKMQAFKREGVKGNVDGVAYLLKKNKIDTVFGTGRIVKSGQVSVTDRNGETQTLEAKAIVIATGSDVTRLPNIEIDEKRIVSSTGALELPAVPRKLLVVGAGVIGLELGSVWKRLGSEVLVIEYLDRILPGMDREVAKAFQRILEKQGIAFRLQSKVAAVETGRSGVVAKVEPAAGGVAESIEADVVLVAVGRVPYIEGLGLAEAGVALDAKKRILVDGHFQTSTSGVFAIGDVIAGPMLAHKAEDEGIAVAEIIAGKAGHVNYDVIPNVIYTSPEVASVGKTEEELKSAGVAYNVGKFPFTANGRAKSIRATEGFVKILADATTDRVLGVHIIGPSAGELIAEAAVLMEFSGSAEDLARTCHAHPTFSEAVKEAALAVASRAIHL encoded by the coding sequence ATGAGCTACGATCTGATCGTTATCGGCACCGGACCGGGCGGATATGTTTGTGCCATCCGCGCCGCGCAACTCGGTTTGAAAGTTGCGGTCGTCGAGAAGCGCTCCACACACGGCGGCACGTGCCTCAACGTTGGTTGCATCCCGTCGAAAGCACTGCTTCACGCATCCCACTCCTTCGCCGAGGCGAAGCACGGTTTCGCAGAGATGGGCATCGAAGTCTCGCCGTCCCTGGATCTGCCGAAGATGCAGGCATTCAAGCGCGAGGGCGTAAAAGGCAACGTCGACGGGGTCGCCTACCTGCTGAAGAAGAACAAGATCGATACTGTCTTCGGTACCGGCCGCATCGTGAAGTCCGGCCAGGTCAGCGTCACGGACAGAAACGGTGAAACGCAAACGCTGGAAGCCAAAGCGATCGTTATCGCGACGGGCTCAGACGTGACGCGTCTTCCCAATATTGAGATCGACGAAAAGCGCATCGTCTCTTCAACGGGCGCTCTGGAGCTTCCGGCTGTCCCACGTAAACTGCTTGTCGTCGGCGCAGGCGTTATTGGACTTGAACTCGGGTCCGTATGGAAACGTCTCGGATCGGAAGTTCTCGTCATCGAGTATCTCGACCGCATCCTGCCCGGCATGGATCGGGAGGTTGCGAAGGCATTTCAACGGATCCTTGAAAAGCAGGGCATCGCGTTCCGCCTGCAAAGCAAAGTCGCGGCCGTCGAAACCGGTCGGAGCGGCGTCGTGGCGAAAGTCGAACCGGCGGCTGGCGGCGTCGCAGAGTCGATCGAGGCAGACGTTGTTCTCGTCGCCGTAGGACGCGTTCCCTACATCGAAGGGCTGGGCCTGGCGGAAGCAGGTGTCGCGCTGGATGCCAAAAAGCGCATTCTGGTGGACGGCCATTTCCAGACAAGCACATCCGGAGTTTTCGCCATTGGCGACGTCATCGCCGGGCCGATGTTGGCGCACAAGGCTGAAGATGAAGGCATCGCCGTCGCCGAAATCATCGCGGGGAAAGCGGGCCACGTGAACTACGACGTCATCCCGAACGTCATCTACACCTCGCCCGAGGTTGCAAGCGTCGGCAAAACCGAAGAAGAGCTGAAATCCGCGGGCGTCGCCTACAACGTTGGTAAGTTTCCATTCACAGCGAACGGCCGCGCCAAGTCAATCCGCGCCACTGAGGGTTTCGTCAAAATTCTCGCTGACGCAACGACAGACCGCGTTCTCGGTGTCCACATCATCGGTCCGAGCGCCGGAGAGTTGATCGCTGAAGCGGCGGTCCTGATGGAATTCAGCGGCTCAGCCGAAGACCTTGCACGCACGTGTCATGCGCATCCGACCTTCAGCGAAGCGGTCAAAGAAGCGGCCCTCGCCGTGGCGAGCCGCGCAATCCATTTGTAA
- a CDS encoding VOC family protein, whose amino-acid sequence MAFGPNPPPIQAHICVRDGVAALAFYEKAFGAKITFKAMAEDGVRVLHANIAVYGGEVMLHDEFPEFGGDVMAPTTLNGTTFAISINLPKPADVDAAIAMASEAGADVLLPAGDVFWGARYGRVKDPFGHVWAFNAPLATTSEIKVS is encoded by the coding sequence ATGGCATTTGGCCCCAATCCGCCGCCGATCCAGGCGCACATCTGCGTGCGCGATGGCGTTGCAGCGCTCGCCTTTTACGAGAAGGCGTTTGGGGCCAAGATAACATTCAAGGCCATGGCCGAAGACGGTGTTCGCGTTTTGCACGCCAACATCGCCGTCTATGGCGGCGAGGTGATGCTGCACGACGAGTTTCCCGAATTTGGCGGCGATGTGATGGCGCCAACGACGCTCAATGGAACGACGTTCGCGATCAGCATCAATCTGCCAAAGCCAGCGGACGTCGACGCAGCAATCGCAATGGCATCTGAAGCGGGTGCTGACGTTCTTCTACCGGCTGGTGACGTTTTCTGGGGCGCCCGCTATGGTCGCGTGAAGGACCCGTTCGGACACGTCTGGGCATTCAACGCCCCGCTTGCAACCACCAGCGAAATCAAGGTCTCATGA
- the odhB gene encoding 2-oxoglutarate dehydrogenase complex dihydrolipoyllysine-residue succinyltransferase, producing the protein MSIEIRVPTLGESVTEATVGKWFKTTGETVNADEPLVELETDKVTVEVPAPASGVLGDILVQSGSTVAVGSVLAALNEGKGGAAAAPTAAPQPPEPKPQPQSQPEPKPAPTSAKEPAPAAASGSEPSREVPPPTPAALRAMMEAGLEPSDVQGSGRRGQILKEDIANALAAAAPRQAPPPPPRAPEPAAAQQTAVALKQTPTTEFKAMQDARLPSPANDETREERLKMTRLRQTIARRLKEAQNTAAMLTTFNDVDMSAVMALRAQYKDAFEKRHGVKLGFMGLFVKACIQALRDVPSVNAEIDGDEIVYKNYYHLGVAVGTEKGLVVPVVRDADRLTLAEIEQQIHAFGKRARDGKLSIDDMQGGTFTISNGGVYGSLMSTPILNAPQSGILGMHRIEERPVVRGGQIVARPMMYLALSYDHRIVDGKEAVTFLVRVKECLEDPQRFILEL; encoded by the coding sequence ATGTCGATCGAAATTCGCGTCCCCACGCTCGGAGAAAGCGTAACGGAAGCGACCGTCGGTAAGTGGTTCAAGACGACGGGCGAAACCGTCAATGCTGACGAACCGCTTGTCGAACTGGAAACGGATAAGGTCACGGTAGAAGTCCCCGCGCCGGCGTCAGGCGTGTTGGGCGACATTCTCGTGCAATCTGGGTCAACTGTTGCGGTCGGCTCGGTGCTCGCGGCACTGAATGAAGGAAAGGGCGGAGCAGCTGCTGCGCCGACGGCTGCACCGCAACCGCCTGAACCAAAACCGCAGCCTCAATCGCAACCCGAACCCAAACCTGCTCCCACGTCAGCGAAGGAGCCTGCTCCAGCCGCGGCCTCAGGCAGCGAGCCATCGCGCGAGGTTCCGCCGCCCACTCCTGCCGCGCTGAGAGCGATGATGGAAGCGGGCCTCGAACCGAGCGATGTGCAGGGTTCCGGCCGGCGCGGGCAGATCCTGAAAGAAGACATCGCAAACGCCCTCGCTGCCGCGGCGCCTCGCCAGGCACCGCCGCCGCCACCGCGTGCGCCGGAACCCGCCGCCGCGCAACAGACGGCGGTCGCGCTGAAGCAGACGCCAACGACCGAATTCAAAGCGATGCAGGATGCGCGGCTGCCATCACCCGCCAACGATGAAACGCGCGAAGAACGCCTCAAGATGACGCGGCTTCGTCAAACGATCGCGCGACGCTTGAAGGAAGCGCAGAATACGGCGGCTATGCTCACGACGTTCAACGACGTCGATATGAGCGCGGTGATGGCGTTGCGCGCGCAGTATAAGGACGCGTTTGAAAAACGGCACGGCGTCAAGCTGGGCTTCATGGGACTGTTCGTGAAAGCCTGCATCCAGGCGCTTCGCGACGTGCCGTCCGTCAACGCCGAAATCGACGGCGATGAAATCGTCTACAAGAATTACTACCACCTCGGCGTGGCAGTCGGCACCGAGAAGGGTCTCGTCGTGCCGGTCGTGCGCGACGCTGATCGATTGACGCTCGCCGAGATCGAACAGCAGATCCATGCCTTCGGTAAACGTGCACGAGATGGCAAATTGTCGATCGACGACATGCAGGGCGGCACATTCACAATCTCGAATGGCGGCGTCTACGGCTCGCTGATGTCGACACCGATCCTGAACGCGCCGCAATCCGGCATTCTCGGTATGCACCGTATCGAAGAACGCCCCGTCGTTCGCGGCGGACAGATCGTGGCGCGGCCGATGATGTATCTCGCGCTGTCCTACGATCATCGCATCGTTGACGGCAAAGAGGCTGTGACGTTCCTTGTCCGCGTCAAGGAATGCCTGGAGGATCCGCAGCGCTTCATTCTGGAGCTTTGA
- a CDS encoding 2-oxoglutarate dehydrogenase E1 component codes for MSRNVQNEAFLRTSFLSAANAPYIEDMQAEYERNPGAVSDEWRRFFESIKEPLPASSTAADGPAWAPPLESLVNREANSVERDLVGALTGDYGELERTIRNKIERRAQSVGFEMSPAVSFRATQDSIRALMLIRAYRFIGHLAADLDPLGLADRRIHRELLPETYGFTEADLDRPIFIDRIMGLETASMRQILTILRRTYCRQVGFQFAHITDPTQKAWIQERIEGPEKDIRFTPEGQKAILNKLIETETFEKFCDLKYTGTKRFGLDGAEAMIPALEQIIKRGGHLGVRDIALGMAHRGRLNVLANVMSKPLRAIFKEFKGGSFKPDDVEGSGDVKYHLGASSDRMFDGNTVHLSLTANPSHLEIVDPVVLGKVRAKQDQYGCSGNERGPVLPLLIHGDAAFAGQGVVAECFGLSGLRGHRTGGSIHFIINNQIGFTTAPHHSRSSPYCSDVALMIEAPIFHVNGDSPEAVVHVAKIATEFRQRFQKPVVIDMFCYRRHGHNETDEPMFTQPAMYRRIKAHPTVVEIYSKYLIDEGVLTAAEFTEMKDTVRANLDNEFSFSDGYKPNKADWLDGRWSGFTRSDSDDWRGNTGIPIETLKDVGRRLTAIPNDFHIHKTVSRLLERRREMVEKGTGIDWAMGEHLAFASLLMEGFRVRLSGQDCERGTFSQRHAVFIDQETERRFAPLKHLAPNQARFEIVNSMLSEEAVLGFEYGYSLAEPNALTLWEAQFGDFANGAQVIFDQFISSAERKWLRMSGLVCLLPHGYEGQGPEHSSARLERFLQLSAEDNWQVANCTTPANYFHILRRQLHRNFRKPLILMTPKSLLRHKRVTSKLDEFGPNTSFHRILWDDAERGSSTVTLRPDDEIKRVVLCTGKVYYDLLDARDTQGRDDIYLLRLEQLYPFPARALLHELGRFKAAEFVWCQEEPKNMGAWNFMDPNIEWVLNHLGYSQSRARYAGRSASASTATGLLSQHIKEQTALVAEALGT; via the coding sequence ATGTCGCGAAATGTCCAGAATGAAGCTTTCCTGAGAACGTCGTTTCTCAGTGCGGCGAACGCACCTTACATCGAGGATATGCAAGCCGAGTACGAGCGCAATCCGGGCGCCGTAAGCGACGAATGGCGGCGCTTCTTCGAAAGCATCAAAGAGCCGCTTCCCGCATCGTCCACTGCCGCGGATGGGCCCGCATGGGCGCCGCCGCTCGAAAGCCTCGTCAACCGCGAGGCGAATAGCGTCGAACGCGACCTTGTCGGCGCGCTCACCGGCGATTACGGCGAGCTTGAACGCACAATCCGCAACAAGATCGAACGACGCGCGCAATCGGTTGGCTTTGAAATGTCGCCAGCCGTTTCGTTCCGCGCGACGCAGGATTCAATCCGCGCGCTGATGCTGATCCGCGCCTATCGCTTCATTGGCCATCTCGCGGCTGATCTCGACCCGCTCGGTCTCGCCGACCGTCGCATTCATCGCGAATTGTTGCCGGAAACGTATGGTTTCACCGAAGCTGATCTTGATCGACCGATTTTCATTGATCGCATCATGGGTCTTGAAACGGCATCGATGCGCCAGATTCTGACGATCCTCCGGCGCACATACTGTCGACAGGTCGGCTTCCAGTTCGCGCACATCACAGACCCGACGCAGAAGGCGTGGATTCAGGAACGGATCGAAGGTCCAGAAAAGGACATTCGCTTCACGCCGGAAGGCCAGAAGGCAATCCTGAACAAGCTGATCGAAACGGAAACGTTCGAGAAGTTCTGTGATTTGAAATATACGGGCACCAAGCGTTTCGGCCTGGATGGCGCGGAAGCCATGATTCCGGCTCTGGAGCAGATCATCAAGCGCGGCGGTCACTTGGGCGTGCGCGACATCGCGCTGGGTATGGCCCACCGTGGCCGCTTGAACGTGCTCGCGAACGTTATGTCGAAGCCGTTGCGCGCCATCTTCAAGGAGTTCAAGGGCGGTTCGTTCAAGCCGGATGATGTGGAAGGCTCCGGTGACGTGAAGTACCACCTCGGCGCGTCGTCAGACCGTATGTTCGACGGCAACACGGTACACTTGTCACTCACGGCGAACCCGTCGCATCTCGAAATCGTCGATCCTGTCGTGCTCGGAAAAGTGCGCGCGAAACAAGATCAATACGGCTGCTCAGGGAACGAGCGCGGACCGGTTCTCCCGCTCCTCATTCATGGGGACGCCGCGTTCGCGGGTCAGGGCGTCGTAGCGGAATGCTTCGGCCTTTCGGGTCTGCGGGGGCATCGCACCGGCGGCTCGATCCATTTCATCATCAACAACCAGATCGGCTTCACGACAGCGCCGCACCATTCGCGCTCGTCTCCCTATTGTTCCGACGTTGCACTGATGATCGAAGCGCCGATTTTCCACGTGAACGGTGACAGCCCCGAAGCCGTCGTTCATGTCGCCAAGATTGCGACCGAGTTCCGTCAGCGCTTCCAGAAGCCTGTCGTCATCGACATGTTCTGCTATCGCCGTCACGGTCACAACGAAACCGACGAGCCGATGTTCACGCAGCCGGCCATGTATCGTCGTATCAAAGCGCATCCGACGGTCGTCGAAATTTATTCGAAGTATCTGATCGATGAAGGCGTGCTGACAGCGGCCGAATTCACCGAGATGAAAGATACGGTACGCGCGAACCTCGACAACGAGTTCAGCTTTTCGGACGGCTACAAGCCGAACAAAGCCGATTGGCTCGACGGTCGCTGGTCCGGCTTCACCCGATCCGACAGCGACGACTGGCGCGGCAACACCGGCATTCCGATCGAAACGCTGAAAGACGTCGGGCGCCGACTGACCGCCATTCCAAACGATTTTCACATCCACAAAACGGTGAGCCGCCTTTTGGAGCGCCGCCGTGAAATGGTTGAGAAGGGCACCGGCATCGATTGGGCAATGGGCGAACACCTAGCGTTCGCATCACTGCTGATGGAAGGTTTCCGCGTCCGCCTTTCCGGGCAGGACTGTGAACGCGGCACGTTCTCCCAACGCCATGCCGTTTTTATCGATCAAGAAACCGAACGCCGATTTGCGCCGCTGAAGCATCTCGCGCCCAACCAGGCGCGGTTCGAAATCGTCAACTCGATGCTGTCGGAAGAAGCCGTTCTCGGTTTCGAATACGGCTACTCGCTCGCCGAGCCGAACGCGCTGACACTTTGGGAGGCCCAGTTCGGAGACTTCGCCAACGGCGCACAAGTCATCTTCGATCAGTTCATCTCGTCGGCCGAGCGCAAATGGCTCCGCATGTCCGGCCTCGTCTGCTTGCTGCCGCACGGATATGAAGGTCAAGGCCCGGAGCACTCATCGGCTCGCCTCGAACGCTTCCTGCAGCTTTCCGCCGAGGATAACTGGCAGGTTGCAAACTGCACGACGCCCGCAAATTACTTCCATATCCTGCGGCGTCAGCTTCATCGCAACTTCCGCAAGCCGCTGATCCTGATGACGCCGAAATCGCTTTTGCGTCACAAGCGCGTCACGTCGAAGCTCGATGAATTCGGTCCCAACACCAGCTTCCACCGCATCCTGTGGGACGATGCGGAGCGCGGGTCATCAACCGTCACGCTTCGGCCGGACGATGAGATCAAGCGGGTCGTTCTGTGCACCGGCAAGGTCTACTACGACCTCTTGGACGCGCGCGACACGCAAGGCCGCGACGACATCTATCTCTTGCGTCTGGAACAGCTTTATCCGTTCCCCGCGCGCGCTCTGCTCCACGAATTGGGACGCTTCAAAGCGGCTGAGTTCGTCTGGTGTCAGGAAGAGCCGAAGAATATGGGCGCCTGGAATTTTATGGACCCCAATATAGAATGGGTGCTGAACCATTTGGGCTATAGCCAGTCGCGCGCCCGGTACGCCGGACGCTCGGCTTCCGCCTCGACGGCAACAGGCCTTCTTTCGCAGCATATCAAGGAGCAAACCGCGCTCGTCGCGGAAGCGCTCGGAACATAA